A part of Amycolatopsis lurida genomic DNA contains:
- a CDS encoding helix-turn-helix transcriptional regulator produces MNNHAIQLETLLSTPELCKFLGISRDTLYEWREINTAPPAIKLPNGHLRFSLTAVREWLNGRQERAA; encoded by the coding sequence ATGAACAACCACGCGATTCAGCTAGAAACTCTTCTCAGCACACCGGAGCTGTGCAAGTTCCTGGGTATTAGTCGAGACACCTTGTACGAGTGGCGGGAGATCAACACGGCGCCTCCGGCTATCAAGCTGCCTAACGGTCACCTTCGCTTTTCGCTCACGGCGGTGCGAGAGTGGCTGAACGGCAGGCAGGAGCGTGCGGCATGA
- a CDS encoding ANTAR domain-containing protein has translation MRSHDEFEGAAELGQLREAMYSLPVIEQAKGMFMVLRTWGPDEAFEALVDISQHTNVKLHDVAAVVVAAGSGSGASGLDPRVYDRVLAEVRPFFGGLSEGSA, from the coding sequence ATGAGGTCGCACGACGAGTTCGAGGGGGCGGCGGAACTCGGGCAACTGAGAGAAGCCATGTACTCACTGCCCGTGATCGAGCAGGCCAAGGGCATGTTCATGGTGTTGCGTACGTGGGGGCCCGATGAAGCCTTCGAAGCGCTCGTGGACATCTCTCAGCACACGAACGTGAAGCTGCACGACGTAGCGGCGGTAGTGGTAGCCGCGGGTAGCGGCAGCGGGGCGTCCGGGCTTGATCCGCGCGTGTACGACCGCGTTCTCGCAGAGGTCAGGCCGTTCTTCGGCGGACTGTCCGAGGGCAGTGCGTAG
- a CDS encoding tyrosine-type recombinase/integrase encodes MKPTRQVRLWEIKTMPPDKKTGKKRRRPYGVRWITAGKEHSEWFATKALAKAELSKLQQAMNRGEAFDIETGLPESIYREERSPTLLRVAREYLAQVWPDMSPRSRDRLVDGLAVAVQGFLSDEPGIEPALVRRALTTFVLPPEVSRVEPSDEIRDVAAWLEGHSRKVGDLASEDGILELGRALRRKLDGRQAATRTVDTRKSAVLPALDFAERRGYLGGNPLSGVKLVHFGSEREVDPGVVVNPVQARELLTAVTYVRPRGGNRSWRPFFATLYYAALRPGEARFLADVHCKLPQSGWGELVLPSSLGSSAARYSDDGETYQVRSLKHRPEEHRRTVPIPPVLVRILSEYIDREGLAADGRLFRTSEGGPISQSSYSDIWRLVRPLALLPGEVASPLAARPYDLRHAAVSSWIAAGVALPDVAERAGHTVDMLTKIYAKFVHGTRDAANRRIEGFLDDGGE; translated from the coding sequence ATGAAACCGACGCGCCAAGTCCGGCTGTGGGAGATCAAGACCATGCCGCCGGACAAGAAGACCGGCAAGAAGCGTCGGCGGCCTTACGGTGTCCGCTGGATCACGGCGGGCAAAGAACACTCGGAATGGTTTGCCACCAAGGCATTGGCGAAGGCTGAACTGTCCAAGCTTCAGCAGGCTATGAATCGTGGCGAAGCCTTCGACATTGAGACCGGACTACCCGAATCGATCTACCGGGAGGAACGATCTCCGACGTTGCTGCGGGTGGCGCGTGAGTACCTTGCGCAGGTCTGGCCGGACATGTCGCCTCGCTCACGTGATCGGCTCGTAGATGGCCTTGCTGTTGCTGTACAAGGGTTTCTGTCCGATGAACCGGGGATTGAACCGGCCTTGGTGCGGCGTGCGCTGACAACGTTTGTGCTGCCGCCTGAGGTTTCCCGGGTTGAGCCGTCGGACGAGATTCGAGACGTAGCGGCCTGGCTTGAGGGTCACTCGCGGAAGGTGGGTGACCTTGCGAGTGAAGACGGGATCTTGGAGCTTGGGCGGGCGCTTCGACGGAAGCTCGATGGTCGGCAGGCGGCTACGCGGACAGTCGACACCCGTAAGAGCGCGGTGCTTCCGGCTCTCGACTTCGCCGAGCGGCGTGGCTACCTCGGAGGGAATCCGCTGTCTGGGGTGAAGTTGGTTCACTTCGGTAGTGAGCGAGAGGTTGACCCTGGAGTGGTCGTGAACCCGGTCCAGGCTCGAGAGTTGCTGACTGCGGTCACCTACGTTCGCCCGCGCGGCGGGAACCGGTCGTGGCGGCCCTTCTTCGCCACGCTCTACTACGCCGCGCTTCGGCCTGGTGAGGCTCGCTTTCTTGCTGACGTGCATTGCAAGCTGCCCCAGTCGGGTTGGGGTGAGTTGGTCCTGCCGAGTTCCCTAGGGAGTTCCGCCGCGCGGTACAGCGACGACGGCGAGACGTACCAGGTTCGATCGTTGAAGCACCGTCCGGAGGAACATCGGCGAACCGTCCCGATCCCTCCGGTACTTGTTCGGATCTTGTCCGAGTACATCGACAGGGAGGGCCTGGCGGCGGATGGTCGGCTGTTCCGAACCAGCGAGGGCGGTCCGATCAGCCAGTCTTCTTACAGCGACATTTGGAGGTTGGTCCGGCCGCTGGCGCTGCTGCCGGGAGAGGTCGCCTCGCCGCTGGCCGCTCGGCCGTACGACCTTCGCCATGCGGCGGTCTCGTCGTGGATCGCTGCGGGTGTCGCTCTGCCTGACGTCGCGGAGCGAGCTGGGCACACGGTCGACATGCTGACGAAGATCTACGCGAAGTTCGTCCACGGGACGCGAGACGCCGCGAATCGCCGGATCGAAGGCTTCCTGGACGATGGCGGCGAGTAG